The following coding sequences are from one Fusobacterium perfoetens window:
- a CDS encoding sugar phosphate isomerase/epimerase family protein — protein sequence MKLGFLTGIMGDVSIYEKIEWASKIGFKTLEVSCWPRVNTRDYSGSDIDVVNFTKEEADRLNAFLKEKDMTIATLAYYDNNLDHNLERRKGYNNHLIKVIEAAALLGVKNVGTFIGRDMTLPIEDNFDEMEKVFKPILEYAKEKNVRIIIENCSMPGWHESGWAGTISYSPELWDEMFKRLPYDNFGLNYDPSHLVWLGIDYLEGLKNYKNRIFQVHAKDTEVFHDKLKNCYSIFGKQLNRKDNWDMGYWRHRMPGKGDIDWDKFMAVLKEIGYDDEVIIEHEDLEYQDTLEKVKEGLTLGYKFLSEKL from the coding sequence ATGAAGCTTGGATTTTTGACAGGGATTATGGGTGATGTTTCTATTTATGAAAAAATAGAATGGGCAAGCAAAATAGGATTTAAAACATTGGAAGTTTCATGCTGGCCAAGAGTGAATACAAGAGATTATTCAGGAAGTGACATTGATGTGGTGAATTTTACAAAAGAGGAGGCTGATAGATTAAATGCTTTTCTAAAAGAAAAAGACATGACAATAGCTACTCTTGCTTATTATGATAATAACCTTGATCATAATTTGGAAAGAAGAAAAGGATATAATAATCATTTGATAAAAGTTATAGAAGCAGCTGCACTTTTAGGAGTAAAAAATGTTGGAACTTTTATAGGAAGGGATATGACACTTCCTATTGAAGATAATTTTGATGAAATGGAAAAAGTTTTTAAACCAATTTTAGAATATGCAAAAGAAAAAAATGTAAGAATTATAATTGAAAACTGTTCAATGCCAGGTTGGCATGAAAGTGGATGGGCAGGAACAATCTCTTATTCTCCTGAACTTTGGGATGAAATGTTTAAAAGACTTCCGTATGATAATTTTGGTCTTAACTATGATCCATCTCATCTTGTATGGCTTGGAATAGATTATTTAGAGGGACTTAAGAATTATAAGAATAGAATTTTTCAAGTCCATGCAAAAGATACAGAAGTATTCCATGATAAATTAAAAAATTGCTACAGTATTTTTGGAAAACAACTTAATAGAAAAGATAATTGGGATATGGGATATTGGAGACATAGAATGCCAGGTAAAGGAGATATTGATTGGGACAAGTTTATGGCTGTTCTAAAAGAAATAGGATATGACGATGAGGTTATAATTGAACATGAAGATTTAGAATATCAAGATACTTTAGAAAAAGTTAAAGAGGGGCTTACTTTAGGTTATAAATTTTTAAGTGAAAAATTATAA
- a CDS encoding phosphoribosylformylglycinamidine synthase, translating into MNKRIFVSKKQGFQVEGNSILNEIRENLYETGLTRAELYNVYDVFNCDEEDVKLLKTKVLSEPVTDNVYDEIDLNGKTYVAIENLPGQYDQRADSAEQCLALLNSKDSVTIKSGRVIIFYGEVKDLDKIKKYLINPVETREKDLSILENNEDVTVEPVPVLEGFRKLSREELEKFVSDNGLAMTADDLEHIQKYFIEEDRDPTETEIKVLDTYWSDHCRHTTFETFLKSVTIEKGEMTEAIQRAYEKYLELRKEVHGNKKPMTLMDMGTLGGKYMRKIGKLDDMEITDEINACSIEVDIDVDGKTERWLLMFKNETHNHPTEIEPFGGASTCIGGAIRDPLSGRAYVYQAMRITGAGDICEKLEDTLPNKLPQVRISKGAAHGYSSYGNQIGLATTFVREIYHNGYKAKRMEVGAVVGAVKKEYVLREEPKPGDLVIVLGGKTGRDGVGGATGSSKEHNDSSLTKCSSEVQKGNAPIERKIQRAFRNPEVTKLIKKSNDFGAGGVSVAIGELARGIEVNLDMVSVKYLGLSGTELAISESQERMAVVIAPENREKFEALMKEENLETRLVAKVTEKENLVIKFRGETIVDIARSFLDTNGVRQEQDVKVIAPVKEEIFKSDKTGTVEEKLTATLKDMNVASQRGMVEMFDSTVGRSTVLMPYGGKYQLTESEGSVQKFPTLGFTNTASVMTYGFNPYISEKSPYLGAIYAVIESLARLTAVGADYKKARLTFQEYFERLGKEPSRWGKPFMALLGALEAQVEFETPAIGGKDSMSGTFKNIDVPPTLISFAVTTEKTQNIVSSEFKAAGNYIYLVKPEYNEDFTPKYDTVKAVFDNVRKEMLAGNVVSASVVKFGGVAEALMKMTFGNKLGINVDTDAELFDLMPGAIVVETKKKLSFGILLGTVEDTKEIRINGAVINIDKALSDWEERYAKIYPYNTNAEDKKVFTPVEKKGNMKQKASVLYDTPKVLVLAFPGTNSEYDTAKAFERAGGAAEIFVINNLTVKDMEASIEELSRKIKEVQIVALPGGFSAGDEPDGSGKFITNILQNPKVKAAIKEFLAKEGLMLGICNGFQALIKSGLLPYGDMDKLNENSPTLFRNDINRHISRIATTRIASNSSPWLSSFEIGDMHSMTLSHGEGKFVVSEEFAKELFENGQVATQYCNLEGEPTMDGKYNLNGSYYAIEGITSKDGQILGKMGHSERYEDGTFKNIYGEKMQDIFQNGVNFFKK; encoded by the coding sequence ATGAATAAGAGAATTTTTGTTTCTAAAAAACAAGGATTTCAGGTTGAAGGAAATTCAATATTAAATGAAATCAGAGAAAACTTATATGAGACTGGACTTACAAGAGCAGAATTATATAATGTTTATGATGTTTTTAACTGTGATGAAGAGGATGTAAAACTTTTGAAAACTAAAGTTTTATCAGAACCTGTAACAGATAATGTCTATGATGAAATTGACTTAAATGGAAAAACTTATGTAGCAATAGAAAATCTTCCAGGACAATATGATCAAAGAGCTGACTCAGCAGAACAATGTCTTGCACTTCTAAATAGTAAAGATAGCGTTACAATAAAAAGTGGAAGAGTAATTATATTTTATGGAGAAGTAAAAGATCTTGATAAAATAAAAAAATACTTAATAAACCCTGTTGAAACAAGAGAAAAAGATTTAAGCATACTTGAAAATAATGAAGATGTAACAGTTGAACCAGTTCCTGTTCTTGAAGGATTTAGAAAACTTTCAAGAGAAGAGCTTGAAAAATTTGTAAGTGATAATGGACTTGCAATGACAGCTGATGATTTAGAGCATATTCAAAAATACTTTATAGAAGAAGACAGAGATCCTACAGAAACAGAAATAAAAGTTCTTGATACTTATTGGTCAGATCACTGCAGACATACAACTTTTGAAACATTCTTAAAAAGTGTAACAATAGAAAAAGGTGAGATGACAGAAGCAATTCAAAGAGCATATGAAAAATATCTTGAACTTAGAAAAGAAGTTCATGGAAATAAAAAACCTATGACTCTTATGGATATGGGAACACTTGGTGGAAAATATATGAGAAAAATCGGTAAGCTTGATGATATGGAGATTACTGATGAAATAAATGCTTGTAGCATAGAAGTAGATATTGATGTTGATGGAAAAACTGAAAGATGGCTTTTAATGTTTAAAAATGAAACTCATAACCATCCAACAGAAATAGAACCTTTCGGAGGAGCAAGTACTTGTATTGGAGGAGCAATAAGAGATCCTCTTTCAGGAAGAGCATATGTGTATCAAGCAATGAGAATAACAGGAGCAGGAGATATATGTGAAAAACTTGAGGATACACTTCCTAATAAACTTCCTCAAGTAAGAATTTCAAAAGGAGCAGCTCATGGATATTCTTCTTATGGAAACCAAATAGGGCTTGCAACAACATTTGTAAGAGAAATATATCATAATGGATATAAAGCAAAAAGAATGGAAGTTGGAGCAGTAGTTGGAGCAGTTAAAAAAGAGTATGTTTTAAGAGAAGAACCAAAACCAGGAGATCTTGTAATAGTTCTTGGTGGTAAAACAGGAAGAGATGGTGTAGGAGGAGCTACAGGATCATCTAAAGAGCACAATGACTCATCTCTTACTAAATGTTCTTCAGAAGTTCAAAAAGGTAATGCTCCAATAGAAAGAAAAATTCAAAGAGCTTTCAGAAATCCTGAAGTAACAAAGCTTATTAAAAAATCAAATGACTTTGGTGCTGGAGGAGTTTCAGTAGCAATTGGAGAACTTGCAAGAGGAATAGAAGTAAACTTAGATATGGTATCAGTAAAATATCTTGGACTTAGTGGAACAGAACTTGCAATAAGTGAATCTCAAGAAAGAATGGCAGTTGTTATAGCTCCTGAAAACAGAGAAAAATTTGAAGCATTAATGAAAGAAGAAAATCTTGAAACAAGATTAGTTGCAAAAGTAACAGAAAAAGAAAATCTAGTAATTAAATTCAGAGGGGAAACAATAGTTGACATAGCAAGAAGTTTCCTTGATACAAATGGAGTAAGACAAGAACAAGATGTAAAAGTTATTGCTCCAGTTAAAGAAGAAATATTTAAATCAGATAAAACAGGAACTGTTGAAGAAAAACTTACTGCAACATTAAAGGATATGAATGTAGCTTCTCAAAGAGGAATGGTAGAGATGTTTGACTCAACAGTAGGTCGTTCAACAGTGCTTATGCCTTATGGAGGAAAATACCAACTTACAGAAAGTGAAGGAAGCGTTCAGAAGTTCCCAACACTAGGATTTACAAATACAGCTTCAGTTATGACTTATGGATTTAATCCTTACATTTCTGAAAAATCTCCATATCTTGGAGCAATTTATGCAGTAATAGAATCTCTTGCAAGACTTACTGCTGTAGGAGCAGATTATAAAAAAGCAAGACTTACTTTCCAAGAATATTTTGAAAGACTTGGAAAAGAACCTTCAAGATGGGGAAAACCATTTATGGCACTTCTTGGAGCACTTGAAGCTCAGGTTGAGTTTGAAACTCCTGCTATTGGAGGAAAAGACAGTATGAGTGGAACATTTAAAAATATAGATGTCCCTCCTACATTGATATCTTTTGCAGTAACAACAGAAAAAACTCAGAATATAGTTTCTTCTGAATTTAAAGCAGCAGGAAATTATATTTATTTAGTAAAACCTGAATATAATGAAGATTTCACTCCAAAATATGATACAGTGAAAGCAGTATTTGACAATGTAAGAAAAGAAATGCTTGCAGGAAATGTAGTATCAGCTTCAGTTGTAAAATTTGGAGGAGTAGCAGAAGCATTAATGAAGATGACATTTGGTAATAAACTTGGAATAAATGTTGATACAGATGCAGAATTATTTGATCTTATGCCTGGAGCAATAGTTGTTGAAACTAAGAAAAAATTATCATTTGGAATTCTTTTAGGAACAGTGGAAGATACAAAAGAAATAAGAATAAACGGAGCAGTAATAAATATAGATAAAGCATTATCTGATTGGGAAGAAAGATATGCAAAAATTTATCCTTATAATACAAATGCAGAAGATAAAAAAGTATTTACTCCTGTAGAGAAAAAAGGAAATATGAAACAGAAAGCTTCAGTATTATATGATACACCAAAAGTTTTAGTTCTTGCATTCCCAGGAACAAACTCAGAATATGATACAGCAAAAGCATTTGAAAGAGCTGGAGGAGCAGCAGAGATATTTGTAATTAATAATCTTACAGTTAAAGATATGGAAGCTTCAATAGAGGAGCTTAGCAGAAAAATAAAAGAAGTTCAGATAGTTGCACTTCCTGGAGGATTCAGTGCAGGAGATGAGCCAGATGGTTCTGGTAAATTTATAACAAATATATTACAAAATCCAAAAGTTAAAGCTGCTATAAAAGAATTTTTAGCAAAAGAAGGATTGATGTTAGGTATTTGTAATGGATTCCAAGCTTTAATAAAATCAGGACTTTTACCATATGGAGATATGGATAAATTAAATGAAAACTCTCCTACATTATTTAGAAATGACATTAACCGTCATATTTCAAGAATTGCTACAACAAGAATAGCTTCTAATTCATCTCCTTGGCTTTCATCTTTTGAAATAGGAGATATGCATTCAATGACACTTTCTCATGGAGAAGGAAAGTTTGTAGTAAGTGAAGAGTTTGCAAAAGAATTATTTGAAAATGGACAGGTTGCAACTCAATACTGTAACCTTGAAGGAGAACCTACAATGGATGGAAAATATAACCTTAATGGTTCATATTATGCTATTGAAGGAATTACATCTAAGGACGGACAAATCCTTGGAAAAATGGGACACTCAGAGCGTTATGAAGATGGAACATTTAAAAATATTTACGGAGAAAAGATGCAGGATATCTTCCAGAATGGAGTAAACTTCTTTAAAAAATAA
- a CDS encoding Gfo/Idh/MocA family protein, with amino-acid sequence MKKIKIGIIGCGSITEKRHAPEYRDNPNVEIIAFYDINKKRAELMAEMFGGKAVDDYMEILSNPEITAVSDCTPNDMHCLISTTAMKCGKHVLCEKPMAKTLEQAEEIVRVQKETGKIFMMDHNQRFTEAHKRVKEIIESGKMGKVITFRTTFGHGGPESWTESKSKNTWFFKKERSQYGVIGDLGVHKLDLIRFLTGDEFTAVSGMGGALDKTFENGEPIEVYDNTVCILKMKSGILGTGIFSWTYYGQEDNSTILYLEKGIIRIYDDPKYQIKIIYEDGSVTELEVEAIQTNDNQTKTGVIDAFVETILENKKSPVPAEEGFASIKVVDALMRAVEEKREIEI; translated from the coding sequence ATGAAAAAAATAAAAATAGGAATAATTGGATGTGGTTCAATAACAGAAAAAAGGCATGCACCTGAATATAGAGATAATCCTAATGTTGAAATAATAGCCTTTTATGATATTAATAAAAAAAGAGCTGAGCTTATGGCAGAAATGTTTGGAGGAAAAGCTGTTGATGATTATATGGAAATTTTAAGTAATCCTGAAATAACAGCTGTAAGTGATTGTACTCCTAATGATATGCACTGCCTTATTTCTACAACTGCAATGAAATGTGGAAAACATGTACTTTGTGAAAAACCTATGGCAAAGACTTTAGAGCAGGCAGAAGAAATAGTGAGAGTACAAAAAGAAACAGGAAAAATTTTTATGATGGACCATAATCAAAGATTTACCGAAGCACATAAAAGAGTAAAAGAAATAATAGAAAGCGGAAAAATGGGAAAAGTTATAACTTTCAGAACAACTTTTGGCCATGGAGGACCTGAATCTTGGACAGAGAGCAAGTCAAAAAATACATGGTTTTTCAAGAAAGAAAGAAGTCAGTATGGAGTTATAGGAGATTTAGGAGTTCATAAACTTGATCTTATAAGATTCTTAACTGGAGATGAATTCACAGCAGTTTCAGGAATGGGAGGAGCTCTAGATAAAACTTTTGAGAATGGAGAACCTATAGAAGTTTATGATAATACAGTGTGTATTTTAAAAATGAAAAGTGGAATATTAGGAACTGGAATTTTCAGCTGGACATATTATGGCCAGGAAGATAATTCTACAATATTATATCTTGAAAAAGGAATCATAAGAATATATGATGATCCTAAATATCAGATAAAAATTATTTATGAAGATGGAAGTGTAACAGAACTTGAAGTTGAAGCAATTCAAACAAATGATAATCAGACAAAGACAGGGGTAATAGATGCTTTTGTTGAAACTATTTTAGAGAATAAAAAATCTCCTGTTCCAGCAGAAGAGGGATTTGCTTCAATAAAAGTAGTAGATGCACTTATGAGAGCAGTTGAAGAAAAAAGAGAAATAGAAATTTAA
- a CDS encoding ABC transporter permease — protein MSQLKNNLTFKNIYSNYTFIFSFLVLVIIATVINHSFLSWTSLSTLMLQSSIKGIIALGMTLIIISGQIDLSVGSQAALIAGLGVVVLNKTESAFIMLLFCMAFGIVLGTINGVITTKGKMAPFIVTLATMSAYRSIIVQLGQGGPFNVNMKILMSFRKIAAGKTIGIPNLAIIFIIITILMALMVKYTKFGRYVYAVGSNENAAFLTGINVDRIKTLCFTLTGLLTGVSSFLLASRLTSITAANVGNAFELDAIAAVAIGGTAMNGGRGKIFGTFLGAVMLQMIEGILIAARIPPFLSGLVKGIIIVLAVVFQSKKNND, from the coding sequence ATGAGTCAGCTGAAAAATAATTTAACTTTTAAAAATATATATTCTAATTATACATTTATTTTTTCTTTTTTAGTGCTTGTAATAATAGCTACCGTAATAAATCATTCTTTTTTATCTTGGACAAGTCTTTCAACTCTTATGCTTCAGTCCTCTATAAAAGGAATAATAGCTTTAGGAATGACTTTGATTATAATTTCAGGACAGATAGACTTATCAGTTGGATCTCAGGCAGCTCTTATAGCAGGGCTTGGAGTTGTCGTTTTAAACAAAACTGAAAGTGCTTTTATAATGCTTCTATTCTGCATGGCATTTGGAATAGTTTTAGGAACAATAAATGGAGTGATAACAACTAAAGGAAAAATGGCTCCTTTTATAGTTACTCTTGCTACCATGAGTGCTTATAGATCAATAATTGTTCAGCTTGGTCAGGGAGGCCCTTTTAATGTAAATATGAAGATTCTTATGAGTTTCAGAAAAATAGCTGCAGGAAAAACCATTGGAATACCTAACCTTGCAATTATCTTTATAATTATAACAATTCTTATGGCTCTTATGGTAAAGTATACAAAGTTTGGAAGATATGTTTATGCTGTGGGATCAAATGAAAATGCAGCTTTTCTTACGGGGATAAATGTGGATAGGATAAAAACTTTATGTTTTACATTAACAGGACTTTTAACTGGAGTTTCTTCGTTTCTTCTTGCATCAAGACTTACTTCTATAACAGCAGCTAATGTTGGTAATGCTTTTGAGTTGGATGCTATTGCAGCTGTTGCAATAGGCGGAACAGCAATGAATGGTGGAAGAGGGAAAATATTTGGAACATTTCTTGGAGCAGTAATGCTTCAGATGATAGAAGGAATTTTGATTGCTGCTCGTATTCCGCCATTTTTATCAGGATTAGTAAAAGGTATTATAATAGTATTGGCTGTAGTATTCCAAAGTAAAAAAAATAATGATTAA
- the purK gene encoding 5-(carboxyamino)imidazole ribonucleotide synthase: MLIEKGKWIAVLGGGQLGKMLCESAKRQGYKTMVLEPSKAACAALEADLHLAKPYDDKESLVYIAKNSSVVTYEFENVPSESIDILEENGGYIPQGRRPLYISQHRFREKSSINNLGIKTAEFRAVTDKESLKKAVEEIGYPSILKTSMGGYDGKGQWVLRNKEDFEKAVAELSDREYILEQMVDFQCELSCIAVKSTDGSVGVFPVVENIHKNGILHITIAPARISEEVQEKVKEITKKIIEGLNFVGPLAIEYFYGKDGEIYVNEMAPRPHNSAHYTMDGCDKSQFDLQIEGICGKHLEDPKLIKKSVMLNILGQDVERIEKAELRANEKLYMYGKGEAKTDRKMGHLNITGENLEELIKRAEELAK, encoded by the coding sequence ATGCTTATAGAAAAAGGAAAATGGATAGCAGTTCTTGGAGGAGGACAGCTTGGAAAGATGTTATGTGAAAGTGCTAAGAGACAGGGATATAAGACAATGGTTCTTGAACCTTCAAAAGCAGCTTGTGCAGCTCTTGAGGCAGATTTACATCTTGCTAAACCTTATGATGATAAAGAAAGTCTTGTATATATTGCAAAAAATTCAAGTGTAGTAACTTATGAATTTGAAAATGTACCTTCAGAATCTATAGATATATTAGAAGAAAATGGAGGATATATTCCTCAAGGAAGAAGACCTTTATATATAAGTCAACATAGATTTAGAGAAAAAAGCAGTATAAATAATCTTGGAATAAAAACAGCTGAGTTCAGAGCAGTTACAGATAAAGAAAGTTTAAAAAAAGCAGTAGAAGAAATTGGTTATCCGTCAATTTTAAAAACTTCTATGGGAGGATATGACGGAAAAGGACAATGGGTTCTAAGAAATAAAGAAGATTTTGAAAAAGCTGTTGCTGAACTTTCTGACAGAGAATATATTTTGGAACAAATGGTTGATTTTCAATGTGAACTTTCATGTATAGCAGTAAAAAGTACAGATGGTTCAGTAGGAGTTTTTCCAGTTGTAGAGAATATTCATAAAAATGGAATACTTCATATAACAATAGCTCCTGCAAGAATATCTGAAGAAGTTCAGGAAAAAGTAAAAGAGATAACAAAAAAAATTATAGAGGGACTTAATTTTGTAGGACCTCTTGCAATAGAATATTTTTATGGAAAAGATGGAGAAATATATGTAAATGAAATGGCTCCAAGACCTCATAACAGTGCTCACTATACAATGGATGGTTGTGATAAATCACAGTTTGACTTACAAATAGAGGGTATATGTGGAAAACATCTTGAAGATCCTAAACTTATTAAAAAAAGTGTAATGCTTAATATTTTAGGTCAAGATGTTGAGAGAATAGAAAAAGCAGAACTTAGGGCTAATGAAAAACTTTATATGTATGGCAAGGGAGAAGCTAAAACTGACAGAAAAATGGGACACCTTAATATAACAGGTGAAAATCTAGAAGAGCTTATAAAGAGAGCAGAAGAACTTGCTAAATAA
- the purE gene encoding 5-(carboxyamino)imidazole ribonucleotide mutase encodes MARVGVIMGSRSDLPTMENAIEMLKRFGVDYEVKIVSAHRTPELMFEYAKSAKERGIKVIIAGAGGAAHLPGMVSSLTPLPVIGVPVQSKALSGWDSLLSIVQMPGGIPVGTVAIGNSGAKNAGILASEIIALMDEEVAAKLEKFRTEQRDEVLRTSEVEA; translated from the coding sequence ATGGCAAGAGTTGGAGTTATTATGGGAAGCAGATCAGATCTTCCTACAATGGAAAATGCTATTGAAATGCTGAAGAGATTTGGAGTTGATTATGAAGTAAAAATTGTATCAGCTCACAGAACACCTGAACTTATGTTTGAGTATGCAAAATCAGCAAAAGAAAGAGGAATTAAAGTAATAATAGCAGGAGCAGGGGGAGCAGCACATCTTCCAGGAATGGTATCAAGTCTTACACCACTTCCTGTAATAGGAGTTCCTGTTCAGTCAAAAGCTTTAAGTGGATGGGATTCACTTCTTTCAATAGTTCAAATGCCAGGAGGAATTCCTGTTGGAACTGTAGCAATAGGAAATTCTGGAGCAAAAAATGCAGGAATACTTGCAAGTGAAATAATAGCTCTTATGGATGAAGAAGTAGCAGCTAAGCTTGAAAAATTTAGAACTGAACAGAGAGATGAAGTTTTAAGAACAAGTGAGGTTGAGGCATAA
- the purF gene encoding amidophosphoribosyltransferase codes for MREFDYILDEIHEECGVFGIYNVENAAQLTYYGLHSLQHRGQQGAGIATSDNGHILRHRGNGLVIEVFNSENISELKGNMAIGHVRMGDVKSPGIENIQPLLVRSHLGDFSVAHNGRIVNGDQLRMQLEFEGSIFQSSSDSEILCHLIQKESGTFTEKLTKAVSKLEGAFSFVVMTGSTIYAVRDKNGLHPLSIAELGEGYVISSETVAFETLGAKFMRSVKPGEIIKINKEGLKSIFYTNCTQDKMCSMEFIYFSRPDSTINGLNVHTSRRICGRILAEESPCPEADMVIGVPDSSLSAAVGYADGSGLPYETGLIKNRYIGRTFIQPTQQERERGVKMKLSPMSSVIAGKKIVLVDDSIVRGTTSKYIIKLLKEAGAKEVHVRIASPAMIAPCFYGVDTSSLKDLISARMNLEELREYIAADSLAFLSVEGLRKGLGNNICAACFDKNYPTYLFGLEKKFKEEKEGK; via the coding sequence ATGAGAGAATTTGATTATATATTAGATGAAATACATGAAGAATGTGGAGTGTTTGGAATTTACAATGTGGAAAATGCAGCTCAGCTTACATATTATGGACTACACTCACTTCAACACAGAGGACAACAAGGAGCAGGAATAGCAACTTCTGACAATGGTCATATTTTAAGACATAGAGGAAATGGTCTTGTAATAGAAGTTTTCAATAGTGAAAATATTTCTGAACTAAAAGGAAATATGGCAATAGGACATGTAAGAATGGGAGATGTAAAATCTCCTGGGATAGAAAATATTCAGCCACTTCTAGTTCGTTCACATCTTGGAGATTTTTCTGTTGCTCACAACGGAAGAATAGTAAATGGAGACCAGCTTAGAATGCAACTTGAATTTGAAGGAAGTATATTCCAATCATCTTCAGACAGTGAAATTTTATGTCATCTTATCCAAAAAGAGTCAGGAACTTTTACTGAAAAACTTACAAAAGCAGTTTCAAAACTTGAAGGAGCTTTCTCTTTTGTAGTTATGACAGGAAGCACAATATATGCAGTAAGAGATAAAAATGGACTTCATCCACTTTCAATTGCAGAACTTGGTGAAGGTTATGTAATAAGTTCAGAAACAGTTGCTTTTGAAACTCTTGGAGCAAAATTCATGAGAAGTGTAAAACCAGGAGAAATTATAAAAATAAATAAAGAAGGTTTAAAATCAATATTCTATACAAACTGTACACAAGATAAAATGTGTTCAATGGAATTTATTTATTTCTCAAGACCAGACAGTACAATCAATGGTCTTAATGTTCATACATCAAGAAGAATATGTGGAAGAATTTTAGCAGAAGAAAGCCCTTGTCCAGAGGCAGATATGGTAATAGGTGTTCCAGATTCATCACTTTCAGCAGCAGTTGGATATGCTGATGGATCAGGACTTCCATATGAAACAGGACTTATTAAAAACCGTTACATAGGAAGAACATTTATTCAGCCAACACAGCAAGAAAGAGAAAGAGGAGTAAAAATGAAACTTTCTCCTATGTCATCTGTAATAGCAGGAAAGAAAATAGTTCTTGTAGATGATTCAATAGTAAGAGGAACAACAAGTAAATATATAATTAAATTATTAAAAGAAGCAGGAGCAAAAGAGGTTCATGTAAGAATAGCTTCTCCTGCAATGATAGCTCCATGTTTCTACGGAGTTGATACATCAAGTCTTAAAGATTTAATAAGTGCAAGAATGAATTTAGAAGAATTAAGAGAATATATAGCTGCAGATTCATTAGCATTTTTATCAGTAGAAGGACTTAGAAAAGGTCTTGGAAATAATATCTGTGCAGCGTGCTTTGATAAAAACTATCCAACATATCTGTTTGGTTTAGAAAAAAAATTTAAAGAAGAAAAGGAAGGTAAATAA
- the purM gene encoding phosphoribosylformylglycinamidine cyclo-ligase translates to MSKKYMESGVNLEAGYESVRRIKSHVERTKVKGMIDSLGAFGGMFDLSSLGYKEPVLISGTDGVGTKLMLAFEMDKHDTIGQDVVAMCVNDVLVQGAMPIFFLDYVAVGKNFPEQIEQIVKGVADGCVLSECGLIGGETAEMPDMYEVGDYDLAGFCVGVVEKSKLITGAKVKKGNKIIGLTSSGVHSNGFSLVRKIVMKDKKLDLNGYKDVFGGKSLGETLLAPTRIYVKTIKALLEKVEVNGMCHITGGGFYENVPRILPEGLQARIDTKVIDTPEIFKFLAKEGDVPKEDMYNVFNMGIGFMIVVDEDKVSETMEVLKANGEKPVVLGEIVEGEGVDLIW, encoded by the coding sequence ATGAGTAAAAAATATATGGAATCAGGTGTAAACTTAGAAGCTGGATATGAATCAGTGAGAAGAATAAAATCTCATGTTGAAAGAACAAAAGTAAAAGGTATGATTGACAGTTTAGGTGCATTTGGAGGAATGTTTGATTTATCATCTTTAGGATATAAAGAACCTGTTCTTATAAGTGGAACAGACGGAGTTGGAACAAAACTTATGCTTGCTTTTGAAATGGATAAGCACGACACAATAGGACAAGATGTTGTGGCTATGTGTGTTAATGATGTTCTTGTACAAGGGGCTATGCCTATATTTTTCTTAGACTATGTTGCAGTAGGTAAGAACTTCCCAGAACAGATAGAACAAATAGTAAAAGGTGTTGCTGATGGATGTGTTCTTTCAGAATGTGGGCTTATAGGAGGAGAAACAGCAGAAATGCCTGATATGTATGAAGTAGGAGATTACGATCTTGCAGGATTCTGTGTTGGTGTTGTAGAAAAAAGTAAATTAATAACAGGGGCAAAAGTTAAAAAAGGAAATAAAATCATCGGACTTACTTCTTCAGGAGTTCATTCAAATGGATTCTCTCTTGTAAGAAAAATAGTTATGAAAGATAAAAAGTTAGATTTAAATGGATATAAAGATGTATTTGGAGGAAAATCTTTAGGAGAAACTCTTCTTGCTCCAACAAGAATTTATGTTAAAACAATAAAAGCTCTTCTTGAAAAAGTAGAAGTGAATGGAATGTGTCACATTACAGGAGGAGGTTTCTATGAAAATGTACCTAGAATTCTTCCAGAAGGACTTCAAGCAAGAATAGATACAAAAGTAATTGATACTCCTGAAATTTTCAAATTCCTTGCAAAAGAGGGAGATGTACCTAAAGAAGATATGTACAATGTATTCAACATGGGTATTGGATTCATGATAGTTGTTGATGAAGATAAAGTTTCTGAAACAATGGAAGTTTTAAAAGCTAATGGAGAAAAACCTGTGGTTCTTGGAGAAATAGTTGAAGGTGAAGGAGTAGACCTTATATGGTAA